A genomic region of Neisseria cinerea contains the following coding sequences:
- the rfbD gene encoding dTDP-4-dehydrorhamnose reductase yields the protein MRILLTGSKSQLARCLRDRLPEDWETIATDSASLDITDADAVFNMVKNFQPDAIVNTAAYTSVDKAEENVTTAFAVNASAIYNLASAAHRTHARFIHISTDYVFDGQANKPYLESDFTNPLNIYGKSKAAGELLALSANSESLILRTSWLFSEYGDNFVRTMLNLANERSSLPVVSNQTGCPTYAGDLAAAIIRLLQQSSPVRGIYHFAGGKSASWYEFARHIFQTALQQDTSFPAPELNAVSDEEYPDAASRPPYSILDCRKIESDFGIKPSDWQKALSQVVLKLL from the coding sequence ATGAGAATTCTATTGACCGGCTCAAAAAGCCAACTGGCACGCTGCTTGCGCGACCGTCTTCCCGAAGATTGGGAAACCATTGCAACGGATTCCGCATCTTTAGACATTACCGATGCCGATGCCGTCTTCAATATGGTAAAAAATTTCCAGCCCGATGCCATTGTCAATACGGCGGCCTATACCTCCGTCGACAAAGCTGAAGAAAATGTAACCACGGCATTCGCCGTTAACGCTTCCGCCATTTACAACCTCGCCTCGGCGGCACACCGCACCCATGCCCGATTCATCCACATTTCTACTGACTATGTATTCGACGGTCAAGCCAACAAACCTTATTTGGAAAGCGACTTTACCAATCCGCTCAACATATATGGGAAATCCAAGGCCGCCGGCGAACTGCTCGCACTGTCTGCCAATTCGGAAAGCCTTATTCTAAGAACCTCCTGGCTATTTAGCGAATATGGCGATAACTTTGTCCGGACTATGCTGAACCTTGCCAACGAACGTTCTTCATTACCCGTCGTAAGCAATCAAACCGGCTGCCCAACCTATGCCGGCGACTTAGCTGCCGCCATCATCCGCCTGTTGCAGCAATCATCTCCGGTACGCGGTATTTACCACTTTGCGGGTGGCAAATCCGCCTCTTGGTACGAATTTGCCCGGCACATCTTTCAGACGGCATTGCAGCAGGATACCTCTTTTCCCGCTCCCGAACTGAATGCCGTATCGGATGAAGAGTATCCGGATGCCGCTTCCAGACCGCCGTACAGCATTTTGGACTGCCGCAAAATCGAAAGCGACTTTGGCATCAAACCGTCAGACTGGCAAAAAGCCCTTTCACAAGTTGTTTTAAAGCTGCTTTGA
- a CDS encoding glutaredoxin family protein: MKLTLMFREYCSLCHKMRDELKPFQDEYGFGLDVLDVDDDPVLEEKYNELVPVLLAGDKEICHWYLDEKKLRQVLES; encoded by the coding sequence ATGAAACTAACCCTGATGTTTCGCGAATATTGCAGTTTATGCCACAAGATGCGCGACGAACTTAAACCTTTCCAGGATGAATACGGTTTCGGGCTGGATGTGCTTGATGTGGATGATGATCCCGTCTTGGAAGAGAAATACAATGAGCTGGTGCCTGTTTTGTTGGCGGGTGATAAAGAGATTTGCCATTGGTATTTGGATGAAAAAAAGTTGAGGCAGGTTCTCGAATCGTAA